A part of Sugiyamaella lignohabitans strain CBS 10342 chromosome D, complete sequence genomic DNA contains:
- the MSB3 gene encoding Msb3p (Rab GTPase-activating protein; regulates endocytosis via inactivation of Vps21p at endosomes and vacuole fusion via inactivation of Ypt7p at vacuoles; also acts on Ypt52p and Sec4p; required for proper actin organization; also localizes to plasma membrane and sites of polarized growth; relocalizes from bud neck to cytoplasm upon DNA replication stress; similar to the TBC-domain Tre2 oncogene; MSB3 has a paralog, MSB4, that arose from the whole genome duplication; GO_component: GO:0005933 - cellular bud [Evidence IEA]; GO_component: GO:0005935 - cellular bud neck [Evidence IEA]; GO_component: GO:0005935 - cellular bud neck [Evidence IDA] [PMID 22593206]; GO_component: GO:0005935 - cellular bud neck [Evidence IDA] [PMID 22842922]; GO_component: GO:0005934 - cellular bud tip [Evidence IDA] [PMID 10679030]; GO_component: GO:0005934 - cellular bud tip [Evidence IDA] [PMID 22842922]; GO_component: GO:0005737 - cytoplasm [Evidence IEA,IEA]; GO_component: GO:0005737 - cytoplasm [Evidence IDA] [PMID 22842922]; GO_component: GO:0005829 - cytosol [Evidence IDA] [PMID 22593206]; GO_component: GO:0000329 - fungal-type vacuole membrane [Evidence IDA] [PMID 22593206]; GO_component: GO:0000131 - incipient cellular bud site [Evidence IDA] [PMID 10679030]; GO_component: GO:0005770 - late endosome [Evidence IDA] [PMID 22593206]; GO_component: GO:0005886 - plasma membrane [Evidence IDA] [PMID 22593206]; GO_component: GO:0000133 - polarisome [Evidence IDA] [PMID 16166638]; GO_function: GO:0005096 - GTPase activator activity [Evidence IEA]; GO_function: GO:0005097 - Rab GTPase activator activity [Evidence IEA]; GO_function: GO:0005097 - Rab GTPase activator activity [Evidence IDA] [PMID 10559187]; GO_function: GO:0005097 - Rab GTPase activator activity [Evidence IDA,IMP] [PMID 22593206]; GO_process: GO:0032858 - activation of Rab GTPase activity [Evidence IDA] [PMID 22593206]; GO_process: GO:0006897 - endocytosis [Evidence IMP,IPI] [PMID 22593206]; GO_process: GO:0006887 - exocytosis [Evidence IGI] [PMID 12913108]; GO_process: GO:0070649 - formin-nucleated actin cable assembly [Evidence IGI,IPI] [PMID 16166638]; GO_process: GO:0043087 - regulation of GTPase activity [Evidence IMP] [PMID 22593206]; GO_process: GO:0032313 - regulation of Rab GTPase activity [Evidence IEA]; GO_process: GO:0032880 - regulation of protein localization [Evidence IMP,IPI] [PMID 22593206]): MNEERSFWMLHIITQRYLPGVHEVNLEGVNIDHGVLMIYLRQNLPNFWDRLCVNFDGQRCDEFISKLPPISLAITAWFMGAFVTILPPESMLRVWDCMFYEGPRILFRVALSIFKLCEPRVKDISDQMEMFQYIQNFPKGLTDPVAFLDICFRHVEAIKDDDLNRTRKFVTDRRKLAFYPQGLGGNDSGNSSDLPAISDLDAYRAFRASSSKKGLSLNFHLKHQLRAITVKSRRLRHSSSIQSASAATSDGGSFGRRLTSFPKKSKSLRSSATSTHS; this comes from the coding sequence ATGAATGAGGAAAGGTCATTTTGGATGTTGCATATTATTACCCAAAGATATCTTCCAGGAGTTCACGAGGTGAATTTAGAGGGAGTGAATATCGATCACGGTGTGTTGATGATATACTTAAGACAAAACTTGCCCAACTTTTGGGATAGGTTATGTGTCAATTTTGATGGGCAACGTTGTGATGAATTTATAAGTAAGCTACCGCCTATCTCTCTTGCCATAACTGCCTGGTTTATGGGTGCCTTTGTGACTATTCTTCCTCCAGAGTCAATGCTCAGAGTCTGGGATTGTATGTTTTATGAAGGTCCTCGTATTCTGTTTCGCGTTGCATTATCTATTTTTAAGCTTTGTGAACCAAGAGTTAAAGATATTTCTGATCAAATGGAAATGTTTCAGTATATTCAGAATTTCCCTAAAGGCTTGACAGATCCCGTCGCATTTTTGGATATTTGCTTTCGTCATGTTGAAGCTATTAAAGACGATGACCTGAATCGTACCAGAAAATTTGTGACTGACAGGCGCAAGCTGGCCTTTTATCCTCAGGGTCTGGGTGGAAATGACTCTGGAAATAGCTCTGACCTTCCTGCTATCAGCGATCTAGATGCATATAGAGCTTTCAGAGCGTCATCCAGCAAAAAGGGACTCTCGCTGAACTTCCATCTCAAACACCAGTTGAGAGCCATCACTGTCAAGAGCCGTAGACTGAGACATTCCTCGTCGATTCAATCTGCCTCAGCTGCTACGTCGGATGGCGGATCGTTTGGTCGCAGGCTCACTTCATTCcccaaaaaatcaaagtctTTGCGGTCTTCAGCCACATCGACACACTCTTAG
- the AAT2 gene encoding aspartate transaminase AAT2 (Cytosolic aspartate aminotransferase involved in nitrogen metabolism; localizes to peroxisomes in oleate-grown cells; GO_component: GO:0005737 - cytoplasm [Evidence IEA,IEA]; GO_component: GO:0005829 - cytosol [Evidence IDA] [PMID 9288922]; GO_component: GO:0005777 - peroxisome [Evidence IEA,IEA]; GO_component: GO:0005777 - peroxisome [Evidence IDA,IMP] [PMID 9288922]; GO_function: GO:0004069 - L-aspartate:2-oxoglutarate aminotransferase activity [Evidence IEA]; GO_function: GO:0004069 - L-aspartate:2-oxoglutarate aminotransferase activity [Evidence IDA] [PMID 1859361]; GO_function: GO:0004069 - L-aspartate:2-oxoglutarate aminotransferase activity [Evidence IMP] [PMID 9288922]; GO_function: GO:0080130 - L-phenylalanine:2-oxoglutarate aminotransferase activity [Evidence IEA]; GO_function: GO:0003824 - catalytic activity [Evidence IEA]; GO_function: GO:0030170 - pyridoxal phosphate binding [Evidence IEA]; GO_function: GO:0008483 - transaminase activity [Evidence IEA,IEA]; GO_function: GO:0016740 - transferase activity [Evidence IEA]; GO_process: GO:0006532 - aspartate biosynthetic process [Evidence IMP] [PMID 15780654]; GO_process: GO:0006532 - aspartate biosynthetic process [Evidence IMP] [PMID 9288922]; GO_process: GO:0009058 - biosynthetic process [Evidence IEA]; GO_process: GO:0006520 - cellular amino acid metabolic process [Evidence IEA]) yields MLSRSALRTTSRFSVKRQTLALAAARQSTWAHVQQGPPDAILGITEAFKKDSFDQKINLGVGAYRDDKGKPYVLPSVRAAEKAIVDKNLDKEYAGITGVPAFTAAAAELAYGESSAPLLENRIAISQTISGTGALRLGAAFLERFLPSKEIYLPSPSWANHAAVFKDAGMTPKQYKYYNKETISLDFDGLVSDLESIPQGSAVLLHACAHNPTGVDPTPEQWRKLSEIFKARKLFPFFDMAYQGFASGDIAKDAYAVRYFVEQGHQVALCQSFAKNMGLYGERVGAFSLVTESPEEKARVDSQLKILIRPIYSNPPIHGARIAAEILTNSALKAQWLQEVKDMADRMISMRHLLKKHLEELGSKKDWSHVTSQIGMFCYTGLSGEQVDRLAKEFSVYGTRDGRISISGITSGNVKRLAEAIHEVSK; encoded by the coding sequence atgttgTCACGCTCTGCTCTTAGAACCACGTCTCGTTTCTCGGTCAAGCGCCAAACTCTGGCTTTGGCCGCTGCTCGTCAGTCCACTTGGGCTCATGTCCAACAAGGTCCTCCAGACGCCATTCTCGGTATCACTGAGGCTTTTAAGAAGGATTCTTTTGACCAAAAGATCAATCTCGGTGTTGGTGCTTACCGTGATGATAAGGGAAAACCATATGTTCTGCCGTCTGTTCgtgctgctgaaaaggccATTGTCGACAAGAACCTTGATAAAGAATACGCCGGTATCACTGGTGTGCCAGCTTTCAcagccgctgccgctgaATTGGCTTATGGTGAGTCGTCTGCTCCTCTTTTGGAGAACAGAATCGCCATTTCTCAAACCAtttctggtactggtgctTTAAGACTTGGTGCTGCTTTCTTGGAGAGATTCTTGCCTAGCAAGGAGATTTATCTTCCTAGTCCATCATGGGCCAACCATGCTGCTGTTTTCAAAGACGCTGGTATGACTCCTAAACAATACAAGTACTACAACAAGGAGACCATTTctcttgattttgacggATTGGTATCTGATCTTGAATCCATTCCTCAAGGAAGTgctgttcttcttcacgCCTGTGCTCACAACCCTACTGGAGTTGACCCTACTCCTGAACAATGGAGAAAGCTTTCTGAGATCTTCAAGGCCAGAAAATTGTTCCCTTTCTTCGACATGGCTTATCAAGGATTTGCTTCTGGTGATATTGCCAAGGACGCTTATGCTGTTCGTTACTTTGTCGAGCAAGGTCATCAAGTGGCTCTTTGCCAATCTTTCGCCAAGAACATGGGTCTTTACGGTGAACGTGTTGGTGCATTCTCTCTTGTGACCGAGTCTCCCGAAGAAAAGGCCCGTGTTGACTCACAACTCAAGATCCTCATCCGACCCATCTACTCCAACCCTCCTATCCACGGAGCCAGAATCGCTGCCGAGATTCTCACCAACTCGGCTCTCAAGGCCCAATGGCTTCAAGAAGTCAAGGATATGGCCGACCGTATGATCTCCATGCGTCACCTTCTCAAGAAACACCTCGAAGAGCTCGGTTCCAAGAAGGACTGGTCCCACGTCACCTCGCAAATCGGCATGTTCTGCTACACCGGTCTCTCTGGCGAGCAAGTCGACCGTCTTGCTAAGGAATTCTCCGTCTATGGTACCCGCGACGGCCGTATCTCCATTTCCGGAATCACCTCTGGCAACGTCAAGCGTCTCGCCGAGGCCATCCACGAGGTCTCTAAATAA
- the cox24 gene encoding mitochondrial mRNA processing protein Cox24 (predicted), translating into MLSRFVRPTGSALRAASSLACPVSANAFHVLSSASGDAVLTCNKPKRRSNSSSSKALGKKNGSDNSGSSTNSKDSAKATDSESASDLSSTSSSSFPFSNLSEKQFQQWADEIRESELPVQAFFARHRPLLVMDTADVNASRQFADESRYVPVWSPRTNLFEVQQSNGGHYGENSGVSGVSSLIPMKVAKQLGPFNIEHVDDPLTRSLSGMTLNSQGMPNNKRNNTPNMVTGCTVLNLKDGDKHSPETTTVIFARTTNDESPLQTVISFLNNNAPESYATTEISSSSLANFGLTGGMLDITDADVTTDISATSVKRKRKLKMNRHKYKKRIKAQRSLKKRLGK; encoded by the coding sequence ATGCTCTCGAGATTCGTAAGACCTACAGGGTCTGCTTTGAGAGCTGCTAGTTCCCTGGCCTGTCCAGTCAGCGCCAATGCTTTCCATGTCCTGTCATCAGCCTCTGGCGATGCTGTGTTGACTTGTAACAAAcccaaaagaagaagcaatagtagcagcagcaaagCTCTAGGTAAAAAGAATGGTTCTGATAACTCGGGTTCCAGCACAAACTCGAAAGACAGCGCAAAAGCTACTGACTCGGAGTCCGCTTCGGACTTGtccagcacctccagttCGTCATTCCCCTTCTCGAATCTGTCAGAAAAACAGTTTCAACAATGGGCAGATGAAATCCGCGAGTCGGAGCTTCCTGTGCAGGCCTTTTTTGCCAGACACCGTCCTTTACTAGTTATGGATACTGCTGATGTAAACGCTAGTCGCCAGTTTGCAGACGAGTCTCGTTATGTACCTGTCTGGAGTCCACGAACCAACTTGTTCGAGGTTCAACAATCCAATGGCGGTCACTATGGCGAGAATAGTGGTGTTAGTGGAGTTTCGTCGCTAATTCCAATGAAGGTTGCTAAACAATTGGGTCCTTTTAATATTGAGCATGTCGACGATCCATTAACTCGTTCATTATCTGGCATGACTTTAAATTCCCAAGGAATGCCCAATAATAAGCGTAATAATACGCCTAATATGGTCACTGGTTGTACCGTCCTCAATTTAAAAGATGGTGATAAGCACAGCCCGGAAACTACTACTGTCATTTTCGCCCGTACTACTAACGACGAGTCACCTCTGCAGACGGTGATTTCTTTCCTTAATAACAATGCTCCCGAATCATATGCCACAACTGAGATTTCCAGTTCGTCGCTAGCCAATTTCGGACTTACTGGTGGCATGCTTGACATCACTGATGCCGACGTCACCACCGACATCAGCGCTACCTCGGTCAAGAGAAAGAGGAAGCTGAAAATGAACAGACACAAATacaagaagagaataaaGGCCCAACGGAGTCTGAAAAAGCGTCTTGGCAAATAA
- a CDS encoding GTPase-activating protein, putative has translation MSASTSPSMRMPAAFRALALSSSPQQSGLESQEPSGNGSNGLLKRGDKLNNDDPLSPNLNQKPTSISNEIISNSDLADADGAENSTVDGEDDELTAPSTPRTTVDYDLSTKSLSTPIAPPLRHTFSSPSLTVANGTSPSSTRKVPTSNKDDNHDSSANIELADDEPAGVSDSIKNESANGTADTNANIRLDNNSNDNTNTEHNLTSQAQDSDTHAFITTEPGSLMDEKYLLSERDRYGFKKTMGFKSVEEYNAWWKKYRLHLIRRKKKWDKLIGDNGGYLPPSETDGGVPVPSRFPSRSDTGKCYGV, from the coding sequence ATGTCTGCCAGCACATCACCTTCGATGAGAATGCCAGCAGCATTCAGAGCTTTAGCTTTGAGTAGCTCTCCTCAGCAATCAGGTCTCGAGTCTCAAGAACCAAGTGGTAATGGATCCAATGGGCTGCTTAAAAGGGGTGATAAGCTCAATAATGATGACCCGTTGTCACCCAACTTGAACCAAAAGCCCACTTCTATTTCTAATGAAATTATTTCCAATTCAGACTtggctgatgctgatggaGCTGAAAATAGCACTGTGGATGGTGAGGACGATGAGCTAACTGCTCCGTCTACTCCTCGAACCACTGTCGATTATGATTTGTCCACTAAATCGCTCTCAACACCAATAGCCCCACCTCTGAGACATACATTTTCGTCACCGTCTCTTACAGTGGCCAATGGAACGTCTCCATCGTCTACACGCAAAGTACCAACATCGAACAAAGATGACAATCACGATAGTTCTGCCAATATTGAACTTGCCGATGATGAGCCTGCAGGTGTGTCAGATAGTATTAAAAATGAAAGCGCCAATGGAACAGCTGATACGAATGCTAATATCAGACTCGATAACAATTCTAATGACAATACCAACACCGAGCATAATTTGACTTCTCAAGCTCAGGATAGTGACACGCATGCATTCATCACTACAGAGCCAGGGTCTCTCATGGACGAGAAGTATCTCTTATCTGAGCGTGACAGGTATGGATTCAAGAAGACAATGGGCTTCAAATCAGTGGAAGAATACAATGCCTGGTGGAAAAAATACCGGCTACATCTGATTCGCCGTAAGAAAAAATGGGATAAGCTCATCGGCGATAATGGTGGATATCTCCCACCTTCGGAAACTGACGGTGGTGTTCCGGTTCCCAGCAGGTTTCCTTCCCGATCTGATACGGGTAAGTGTTATGGAGTCTGA
- the DLD2 gene encoding Dld2p (D-lactate dehydrogenase; located in the mitochondrial matrix; GO_component: GO:0005759 - mitochondrial matrix [Evidence IEA]; GO_component: GO:0005759 - mitochondrial matrix [Evidence IDA] [PMID 10509019]; GO_component: GO:0005739 - mitochondrion [Evidence IEA]; GO_component: GO:0005739 - mitochondrion [Evidence IDA] [PMID 16823961]; GO_function: GO:0004458 - D-lactate dehydrogenase (cytochrome) activity [Evidence IEA]; GO_function: GO:0004458 - D-lactate dehydrogenase (cytochrome) activity [Evidence IDA] [PMID 10509019]; GO_function: GO:0008762 - UDP-N-acetylmuramate dehydrogenase activity [Evidence IEA]; GO_function: GO:0003779 - actin binding [Evidence IMP,IPI] [PMID 15158445]; GO_function: GO:0003779 - actin binding [Evidence IPI] [PMID 7719850]; GO_function: GO:0003824 - catalytic activity [Evidence IEA]; GO_function: GO:0050660 - flavin adenine dinucleotide binding [Evidence IEA]; GO_function: GO:0016491 - oxidoreductase activity [Evidence IEA,IEA]; GO_function: GO:0016614 - oxidoreductase activity, acting on CH-OH group of donors [Evidence IEA]; GO_process: GO:0006089 - lactate metabolic process [Evidence TAS] [PMID 10509019]; GO_process: GO:0055114 - oxidation-reduction process [Evidence IEA,IEA]): MRTSLGRAISRARISSRVSASRLSINASRAVLASQPFTEIGNNAGSRTPAISYRAYSKQAKLTKDTYHTERGDYGQLTSEDIAYFKSILPENGVVQDKTDLEIYNQDWMRKYRGSSELVLKPKTTEQVSQILKYCNEKKLAVVPQGGNTGLVGGSVPVFDEVVISLANMNQIQSFDPVTGILVADAGVILENADNFLREQGFIFPLDLGAKGSCHIGGNVATNAGGLRLLRYGSLHGSVLGLQAVLADGTIYNGLSKLRKDNTGYDLKQLFIGSEGTLGIITAVSILCAPKPLAVNAAFLGLDSFEQVQKTFGRAKGELSEILSAFECMDANSQNIVAKYTDLARPLEGSHPFYVLIETSGSNKDHDDAKLEKFLEGLLEDEVIADGVVAQDETQLKNLWQWRELIPEKLGHGGVYKYDVSIPLADMFKLVDDVQARLEEAGVVGDSEEFPAIASVGYGHIGDGNLHLNVPLRRYDEKVEKLLEPFVYEWVSKVNGSISAEHGLGFAKKNYIQYSKDAGSIELIRDLKKLYDPKAILNPYKYV; the protein is encoded by the coding sequence ATGAGAACTTCACTTGGAAGAGCTATTTCACGAGCTAGAATCTCGAGTCGAGTCTCTGCTTCTCGACTTTCCATCAATGCATCCAGGGCTGTTTTGGCATCCCAGCCATTTACCGAGATCGGTAATAATGCTGGCAGCAGAACCCCGGCTATAAGCTACAGAGCTTACTCCAAACAGGCCAAATTGACTAAGGACACTTATCACACTGAAAGAGGAGACTATGGCCAATTGACATCTGAGGATATTGCTTACTTCAAGTCCATTCTCCCAGAAAACGGAGTTGTCCAAGACAAAACCGATTTAGAAATTTATAACCAGGACTGGATGAGGAAGTACAGAGGTTCATCTGAGCTTGTTCTGAAGCCCAAAACCACTGAACAAGTCAGCCAAATTTTAAAGTATTGTAATGAAAAGAAACTTGCTGTCGTACCACAAGGTGGTAATACTGGTCTCGTAGGTGGCTCAGTCCCAGTATTTGATGAAGTAGTTATTTCGTTGGCCAACATGAATCAGATTCAGAGCTTCGACCCAGTCACTGGTATTCTTGTGGCTGATGCAGGTGTGATTTTGGAAAATGCCGATAATTTCCTGCGTGAGCAAggatttatttttcctCTTGATCTCGGAGCCAAGGGATCTTGTCACATTGGAGGAAATGTTGCAACTAACGCTGGTGGATTACGTCTGTTGAGATATGGAAGTTTGCATGGTTCAGTATTGGGACTCCAGGCTGTTCTTGCTGATGGTACTATCTACAATGGTCTTAGCAAACTTCGTAAGGATAATACAGGCTACGATCTCAAGCAATTATTCATCGGATCTGAAGGTACTCTTGGTATAATCACTGCTGTTTCGATTCTTTGTGCTCCCAAGCCGTTGGCGGTGAATGCTGCATTCCTTGGCCTGGACTCCTTTGAGCAAGTTCAAAAGACCTTTGGTAGAGCTAAAGGAGAACTATCAGAAATTTTATCTGCCTTTGAATGCATGGATGCCAATTCACAAAACATTGTGGCTAAATACACCGATTTAGCCCGTCCATTAGAAGGCAGTCATCCATTCTACGTTCTGATCGAGACTAGTGGCTCAAATAAAGACCATGATGATGCCAAGTTGGAAAAGTTCTTGGAAGGATTACTTGAAGATGAAGTCATTGCTGATGGAGTCGTTGCTCAAGACGAGACGCAACTTAAAAACCTTTGGCAATGGAGAGAGCTAATTCCTGAGAAGCTGGGTCACGGTGGTGTATATAAGTATGATGTTTCCATTCCACTTGCCGATATGTTCAAACTTGTGGACGATGTTCAAGCACGTCTTGAGGAAGCTGGAGTTGTTGGTGATTCAGAAGAATTCCCCGCTATTGCTTCTGTTGGATATGGACACATTGGTGATGGAAACCTCCATCTCAACGTTCCACTTAGAAGATACGATGAAAAGGTAGAAAAGCTACTGGAACCATTTGTTTACGAGTGGGTATCAAAGGTCAATGGTTCAATTTCAGCTGAACACGGTCTTGGTTTTGCCAAGAAAAACTACATTCAGTACTCGAAGGACGCGGGATCCATCGAACTCATCCGTGATCTTAAGAAACTGTATGACCCCAAGGCTATCTTGAACCCATACAAGTATGTCTAA